The sequence below is a genomic window from Desulfovibrio sp. Fe33.
GCGGAAGGCGCGAAGGCCGCGCCCAGGACGAACGCCGCGGCCAAGGCGAGAAGAATGTGAAGATGCGGTCCGCGCCGGATCATGGGCTACGCTCCGGCTTCCCTGTGTCCGGTCAGCTTTTCGCCGATGGAGCCTATGGAGATGTCCAGCTCTTCACGCCGTTCGATGCGGTCCACCTGGCCGTCGCGCACCCAGACCACGCGGTCGGACACGTTGAGCATCTTGTAGTCGTGGGTGGCCGAGATGACCGTGACGCCGCGCTCCTGTGAGAGCATCCGCAACAGCTCGATGATCTCCTCGCCGGTGGTCAGGTCCAGGTTGCCGGTGGGCTCGTCGGCCAGGACGATGGACGGGTCGTTGGCCAGGGAGCGGGCCACGGCCACGCGCTGCTGCTGGCCGCCGGACAGCTCCAGCGGTTTGTGCTGGAACCGTTCGCCCAGCCCCACCAGTTTGAGCAGTTCGATGCCCTTGTCCTGGGCGTCGTCCGCGTTCATGCCCGCGAATGTCATGGGCAGGGTCACGTTTTCCAGCGCGGTCATGACCGGGATGAGGTTGAAGGTCTGGAAGATGTAGCCGATCTTGCGGTTGCGGAGCCACGCCAGCTCGAAGGCGTCCAGTTGGGAGATGTCCACCTCGTCGATGAAGACCTTGCCCTCGGTGGGTTTGTCCAGGCCGCCGATCATGTTGAACAGGGTGGATTTGCCCGAACCGGACGGTCCCATGATGGAAATGTATTCCCCGGCGAAGATTTCCAGGTCCACGCCCTTGAGCGCTTCCAGTTCCATCTTGCCCATGGTGAAGGTTTTTCTCACGCCGATGACGCGGACTATGGTTCGTTTGTCGTCGCTCATGGAATATCCTCAATGTTCCGCGCGCATGGCCTTGATCGGGTCCATGCGCGCCGCCAGCAGGGCGGGGTAGAGCACGCCGAGAAGGCTCAGGAGGCAGCCCGCCAGGGTCGCCAGCCCGACGGAGCCGAGCGCCGAGGCCAACGGCATGTGCGCGAGGGAGGAGAAGCCGAAGCGCGCGGCTCCGGCCAGCATGGAAAAGACGCAGCCCAGGACCGCCCCGGCGAAGGCCCCGGCCAGGCCCTGCATGGCCGCTTCCAGCAGGAACAGGCGAAGGATCATGGAGTCCAGGGCGCCCAGGCATTTCATGACGCCGATTTCGGAGAACCGCTCGGTCACGGACATGAGCTGGGCGTTGACTATGCCCACCGTACAGACCAGCAGGGACAGAATGACGATCCAGCGCTCCTTGGCCGACATGGCCACGGCCTCGCGGGCCATATCCACGTCGTAGCCCGCCTGGGACAGGGCCCTGGCCGCCTCGCGCCCGCCGCTTTGGAGCATACCCGTGGCGATGTCCAGGTTGACCAGGACGAAACTCAGGAACGATACGGCCAGGACCAGGCTGGAGACCGTAATCATGGAGCGGAAGAAACGGACCTTCAAACTCTTGAAGCTGATCTCGACGGATTTCGAGAATGGCAGCGAAATGAGTCGTTCCGGTTTGCTCATGAGTGTTCCTTCAGGGGGAAGATGCTGGATTATTTCACACTCAGCATACAGTTTCGCATCGTTCTAAACAAGCAGAAATAGGAATCAGTGTCCAAGAAAACACAGGGTTGTAGCAAGATCGTCGAAGCCGAGGCCTGGTTATCGGGCCACGCCCTTTACCACCACCACGGTCAGGTCGTCTTCGCGTTTGCCCGGGCCGGAAAATTCCAGGACCCGGTCGCTGACGGCTTGCAGAATGTCCTGCGCGCTCCTGTCCCGGTTCTCGCGGAGGATGTCTTGAAGCCGCTCACGGCCGAACATTTCGCCCTTTGCGTCGTGAGCCTCCCAGACGCCGTCCGTGGTGATGAGCAGTATTTGCCCGGGCGCGGGTTGTTTCATGACCTCTTCGTGATATTCCCATTCGGGTTCCACGCCGAGGGGGATGTCCCGTCCCTTGAAGTCGGTAAAGGCGTCGGTGGCGGGGTCGTAGAGAACAGGGGGCTGTTGCCCGGCGTTGATCCAGGTGATGTTTTCCTCGAGCGGGTCGATTACCATGAAAAACAGGGTCATGAACCGGCCTGTTTCGCCGATGTCCCTGGTGAGGTGCAGGTTGGCCCGGCGGATGGATTCGGCGGCCGAGCCGGGCGTGGCCGCGTTCTGGCGGATGACGGCGCGGCCCGCGGTCATGAGCAGGGCCGCTCCGATGCCGTGTCCGGACACGTCGCCCACGGCCACGGCCAGTCTGCCGCACCCGTCCAGGTCGCATCCGATGAAGTCGTAGAAGTCGCCTCCGGTTTCATCCGAGAACAGGCTTGCGCCCGCGATGTCCAGTCCGGGCATGTCCGGCGCGGCCTTGGGCAGGAAGTGCTGCTGGACCTCCTGGGCGATAAGCAGCCCCTCGCGCATCCGCACGCCCTCCCGCAACCGGTTAATCATGGTGTTGGTGTACCCGGCGATGACGCCCATCTCGTCCGATGTGGTCACGGGCACCTTTCGGGAGAGGTCTCCCCGGCTGACGTTCTCCAGGACCGTGGTTTGGGTGTTGAAGAGGATGCGCATGTTCCGGGCGTACGAGATCACCAGATTGGTGACCATGATCGTCAGGAACCCCATGACGAATAGGATTTCCACCAGGACTACGCGGCCGATGATGTCCAGCGTGCCGAGGTTCAGGTCCTGGGTGGCGAGCCAGCCGATATCGCGGATGAGGACCAGGATGATGATGGCCGTGCTCAGGATAAGGATGAGTACGGCGATGAGCGAGAATTTGCGGGTCATGGGAATGAGCCGGGCGGGCGGATCGTAGGCGGCGTTGCCCGCCAGCGCGTTGCGGATGACCTGCCGCTCCCGGGCCAGGGCCATGTCCAGGCCCGCGAAGAGCCCGATGGTGAAGATGCCCAGAACCAGCTTCATGCCGCTTCGGGCCAGGGGAAAGCTGAATACGGCCAGGAGGACGAGGGCCGAGACGAACCCGGCGGCCAGGAACAGGCCGAGGTCCATCTGGAACTGGCGCAGGGGCTGCCGCCGTGGGCGGGCGGTTTCCACCATTCGCTGTTCGAGCATGGGACGCACCGCCCAGGCCGCGGCCAGGGGGATGAAGATGACCAGTCCGAGCTCCCAGACCGGGAGCTGCGCCATGAAGGGTCAGACCTGGCCGCCGTAGACCGAGCCGCCCGCCACGGCCAGCGAACAATAGAGAAGCGGTCGCCAGACGGTCATGGCCGGTTCATTGCTCATTCATTCCTCCATGTCGGTTGCCTATTTCTTTGCCAATCGGCATGATGTCGTTTAATCATAGGATGTGTCCATTGCGCGGACAAGTCTTAATTAAACCAAAGGCGAAGTACCCATGAGAAAAGCATTCCCGCTGCTGATCGTCCTGGCGGTCCTTTTCGCGACCTCAGCCTCTGCCGCCGACGGGTTCCCCAAATCCATAGCCGGGTTCACCCTCGGCGAGCCCATGGAGCGATACGGGCAGTATTGCCGCATGGAGCAGGCCCTTCCCGTGTCCGACGCGCCGTTCCTGTCCGAAGTCCTCATCAAGCCCGACGCCCTGCCCGGGGTGCGCGGGGGCAGCCTCGCGTTCGGCAATTGCAGGAACAAGGACCGTCTGGTGCGCGTCAAACTCAAGTTCAACGACCGGGGACAGGGGTTCTTCGACAAGCTGTATGAGCGCTACGAGGACGCTTTCGGCGAGCCGGACAAGTATCTGGGCGACGCCTTCAAGAACGTCATCGCCTGGGAATGGTTTTTCAGGAACGACAAGGGAGAACAGATTTCCCTGGTGCTCATGTGGAGCCGCGACAAGGAAATCCGGCCCGGCGTGTCCATCAAGATGACGTACGGGAGTCTCATGGACGAGGAGTACGAGTGCTACATGGCCGGGTTCGAGGGTGCTCCGAACGGTCCCGGCAAATCCGTAATCCGGTCCCTGGACACCTACGTGCCGCGCTGATGATGGTTGATTTCGCCTGGAACGGGATCGGCCTGGCCGCCCCCGCGGACTGGGAGCCTTCCGCCATCGAGCGGGACGGATTGTTTCTGGCCGACGGCTCGGGGCCGGTCTGCGAACTCAAGTGGAACCGGGTGCAGGGGGCCTTCTCCTTTGACAGGCACCTGAAAAGGCTGACCAAGGGCAACAAAAACGCCGAGGTCCGCGCTGTGGAGCCGGACGAGGTCCCGCCCGACTGGGCAGGGGCCGTGAACCGGTTGGCCGAATCCGGTCTTCGCGCCCGGAGTTTCGTCTGGCGGGCCGGGGAGAATCGAGGCCTGGGCGCGGCCCTGCATCATCCCGGCACGGGCCTGGCCTGCCTGGTTCAGTTCTTCATCCGTTCGGAGGCTGACGAGGGGCCGGCCGCCCGGGTGATGGCCACCCTGCGCGACCACACCGCCGGGAAGACCATGCCGTGGGCCATGTTCGGCCTGGCCGCGAGAGTCCCCGCGGATTTCGCGCTCGATACCTTTTCCTTCAGGCCGGGACATTACCGGATGTCTTTCTGGCGTTCCGCCTCGGGCGGACGGTCCGGGCGCGCGCCCGCAGGCAAGGGGCCGGGCGTTCGGCTCGATTTCGAACGGTTCGCCCCGGCGTCGGCCCTGCTCAAGGAAACGACGCTGGAAGCGTGGTGCCGCGACAGGCTGGCCCATGCGCCGCCCGCGTCCCTGCCCATGGAGGGCGATTCCGGGCGCGTTTCCTGGCGCGGCGATGCGCGGACGTCTTTCCTGCGCAGGGCTTTGCGCCGGGTAGTCCGGACCAGCGGCCGGGCATGGCTTACGGACGCGGGAAACGCCGTTTTGGCGGTCACGGCCACGGGCACAGTTTCACTTGCCGAATCCGTTTTCAACGATATCTGCGGGAGTTTTACCCTTGTTCCGGAAGAAACGGCCTGAGCCGGTCATATCCCGAGCCGAGGCCCTGGGAATGATCCCGGTGCGCAACGAGGCGGTGGAGGAGACCGAGCTTCCCGGCGGCCTGGTCAGGCTGGCCTATCCCCTGGCGGTCAAGCCGTGGTTCGGCCGCCTGGCCGACAAGGTGGGGCTGTGGGACGGCAGGCCCATGACGAAACGGGTGGAGCTGGACGAGATGGGAACCTTCGTCTGGCGGCGCATCGACGGCCGCAACTCGGTCCGCGCAATAGCGGAAATGTTTGCCGAGGCCTACGAGGTCCAGCTTCGCGAAGCCGAATTGTCGGTCACCGCCTTCATCAAGACTATCGGCCAGCGCGGCATGATCGGGTTGAAATAACGCGCCCTGGGGCTGGCGTCCGCCGTGGTGGCCGTGTCGCCCTGCGGGCGGCGCGTCTGCGTATGGTTAGGATTCCCGCAACGGGGCGGGCAGGATCTCCAACTTCATCTCCGTGCCCGCCGCCTTGAGGAAGGTCCTCACCTCGCGTTGGAGGTGCGGGCTGTAGCGCAGGACAAGGATTCCCTTGAATTTGTTGACCACGGTGAACACGCCGAGGTTGTCGTATCCTTCCAGGATGAACCGGAAGAGTCCGATGTCGCTCGGGTCGACGCGCACGTATACGCGGTCGGACCACTGCGGGGCGGGAGGGCAGACCCTTTTGCGGGGCCTGCGGCGCGAAGATGATGCCATGGACGCTCTCTAGCCTCAGCTTGCGCAAAAGGCAAACACGTTTTCCCGGCGTACCGCCCCGCGTTTGCGGCGGGCCTCGCATCTTCCGCCCCGCACACGCGAAATGCCCGCTAGGAGGTCAGATCGGCCTTGGCCAGCACCTCGATGAGACGCCTGAGCATTTCCGTGTCGAACGCGCTTCGCATGGACTTGATCCTGGTCAGGGCTTCGAAGGGCGTCAGGCGGCGTCCCGTGCGGCCGCGCGTGAGGTTGTCGTATTCGTTGCAGAGGATGAGCGCCTTGACGTAGGACGGCAGCATGGCCCCGGTGGAGCCGGAGGGATAGCCCAGTCCGTCCTCGCGTTCGTGATGGAAAAGGATGCACTGCAACGTCTCCTGGGGCATGGGCAGGCCCGAGCAGACGCCCACGCCCAGGGCGGGATGGGATTTGACGAGGTCTTTGTCCTCGCGGCTCAGCGCATCGAACTTCTTGGTGAAGACTTCCCGCGGCAACTCGATTTTGCCTATGTCGTGCAGGATGGCACCCATGCCCACGGCCACAAGGAGTTCGGAATCCTCCTTCATGAACGAACACAGGGTGGTCACGGTCAGGACCATTACCCCGACGCCGTGGTGGAAGGATTCCTCGCCGTCGCGTATGAACCGGGCGAGCTCCTTGAGGGCGTCCTCCCTGGAAAGGAACTTGAGGGAGTCGGCGATGAGCTTGCGGATGCGCTGAAAATGCCTCCTGTCTATGGGCGCCGGCAGGGAGCTGTCGAAGGCTTCCCGGGCGAGCGCCACGGTGGCGTCGCTCCAGACGCGGGCGCGCTCACCCACGGGGATGCTCTCGTCATCCAGGATTTCCAGAATGTTTTCCTGCACATAGCGGGTGAAGTCGTCATAGTCCGAGGCCCGGACGTAGAGATGGTCCACGCCGAGCAGGGATAGCCGCTGCTTGTGCGAGTCGGTGAACAGCTCTCCTTTTTCCGCATACAGGACGTATTTCCCGCCCTGCTTCAGGTATACGGAAAAGCCGCCCACCCGCGAAGGAATGACCATGTAGGGTGAAACCTTGACCATGGCCCGGCCGTTGCCGCCGTGCGCGCCGTTGTCGGCGGAAGGGATATTGTCCATGCGTTCTCCTTGCCATATGCCGTGGCCGCGTGAAGTCCGCAAGGTGTCGGTGGGAGCTTCGGCAACCCGGCTGCCTGCGTGAGGCCCGTGGCTTTCCGTCCCCGTCTCGCAACGGGTTTGGCATTGTCTCTATTCACGCATATACGCGCTGCGTACGGACCTGTAAAGGATGGATGGCGGGGCGGATGATTCCTTCGCCTCCGCGCTTGCCTTGCCTGCGAGAATGATTACTCTCTGCCGATGCATACCACCGACTCCAAATCCATCCATATAGAAGGCGCCCGGCACCACAACCTCAAGAATCTGACCCTGGACATCCCCCGCGAAAAGCTGGTGGTCATCTGCGGTCCGTCCGGGTCGGGCAAGTCCACGCTCGCCTTCGACATCGTCTACGCCGAAGGCCAACGACGCTACGTCGAATCCCTGTCCGCGTACGCCCGCCAGTTCCTGCCCCAGATGGACAAGCCGGACGTGGACAAGGTCGAGGGGCTTTCCCCGGCCATATCGCTGGAGCAGCAGACCTCCACCCGCAACCCGCGTTCCACCGTGGGCACCGTGACCGAGGTTTACGACTTTCTGCGCGTCTTCTTCGCCCGCCTGGGCAAGTTCTACTGCCCGTCCTGCGGCAAGCCCATCGAGGCGCAGACCACGGACGAGATAGTGGAGACCGTCATGGGCATGGAGCCCGGCTCCAAATTCATGCTGCTGGCGCCGCTGGTGGAGCACCAGAAGGGCACCCACAAGGACCTTTTCGCCAAGCTCAAGAAGGAAGGCTTCGTGCGTGTGCGCGTGGACGGCGCGCTCTACTCCCTGGACGAGGTCCCTGAGCTGGAAAAGAACAAGAAGCACACCATCGATCTGGTGGTGGACCGCCTGGTGCTCAAGGACGGCATCAAAAAGCGGCTGGCGGATTCCGTGGAGCTGGCGTTGGAAAAGGGCGACGAACGCATGATCGTTTCCGTGATCGGCGGGGAAAATGCGGGCGACATCTTCATGTCCACGCTGTCCACCTGCCCATCCTGCAAGATTTCCATGCCGAAGCTCAGCCCGCAGCTCTTCTCGTTCAACTCGCCCCAGGGCGCATGTCCGGTCTGCAACGGTATCGGCTCGGTGGAATATTTCGAGCCGGACCTCATCGCGCCCAACAAGGGATTGTCCCTCAACGAAGGCGGAGTAATCCCCTGGAAATCCGCTTACCGCCAGGACAAGTACGCTCCGTTGTTGAAGAAGCTCGGCAAGAAATTCGGTTTCACCCTGGATACCCTCCTGGCCGACTACTCCGGCGAGGCATGGGCGGCGCTTTTTTACGGCGATCAGGAAACAGGCTGGCCGGGCGTGGTGTCCATTCTCGAATACGGCCAGCAACAGGCGGGCGTATGGGATCACTGGACCGCCCGGTTCCAGCAGTCCAAGCCGTGCCCGGCCTGCGAGGGCGCGCGCCTCAAGCCCGAATCCCTGGCCGTGCGCGTGGCCGACAAAAACCTGGTGGAGTTTACCTCCATGTCCATCCAGCGCGCTCTGGAATGGCTTGAGGGGTTGAAGTTCTCCGGCCACGAGACCCTCATTTCCGAGCCGCTCCTCAAGGAGTTGACCCACCGCCTCGGGTTCATGGTCAACGTGGGGCTCGAATATCTTTCCCTCGGCCGCAACATGGCCACGCTCTCGGGCGGCGAGGCCCAGCGCATCCGGCTCGCCTCACAGCTCGGATCCGGCCTGGTGGGCGTGACCTACGTGCTCGATGAGCCGTCCATCGGCCTGCATCCGCGCGACAACCAGCGGCTCATCGACACCCTGCGCTCGCTCCAGTCCAGGGGCAACACGGTGCTCGTGGTCGAACACGACGAGCCGACCATCCGCGAGGCCGACCACGTCATCGAGATCGGCCCTTCCTCCGGCTGGCTGGGCGGCGAGATCGTGTTCCAGGGGCCGGTGGATGAACTGCTCAAGGCGGATTCCCTGACCGGCAAGTACCTGCGCGGCGACATGTTCATCGAGCCGCCCAAGACCCGGCGCAAGCCCACGGGCCATATCTCCCTCCGAAAAGTCCAGACCAACAACCTCAAGAACCTGGACGTGGACATCCCCCTCGGGGTGATGACCTGCGTGACCGGCGTGTCCGGCTCGGGCAAGTCCTCCCTGGTCATGGACTCCCTGTACAAGCATCTTCTCCTGCATCGCGGGCAAAAGGCCAGTGATCCAGGAAAGATCGGCGGCATAGAAGGGCTGGATTCCATCGAGAAGGTCATCTCCATCGACCAGTCGCCCATCGGCCGCACTCCGCGTTCCAACCCGGCCACCTACACCAAGATATTCGATGAGATCCGCAAGATATTCGCGGGGGCCAAGGAGTCGCGCAAGCGCGGCTATGCGCCCGGCCGGTTCTCCTTCAACGTCAAGGGCGGCCGTTGCGAGGCGTGCAAGGGCGACGGCCAGATTCGCGTGGAAATGCATTTCCTGCCCGACGTCTACGTGACCTGCGAGACATGCAAGGGCAAACGGTACAATGCCCAGACTCTCGAAGTGGAATACCGGGGCAAGACCATCGCCGACGTCCTGGACATGACCGTGCGCCAGGCCCGCGAGTTCTTCTCCAACCACCCGGCGCTCATGCGCAAGCTCGACGTGCTCGCCGACGTGGGACTGGAATACGTGCGCCTCGGCCAGCCCGCCACCACCCTGTCCGGCGGCGAGGCCCAGCGCATCAAGATATCCCGCGAGCTCGGCAAGCGCTCCCTGCCCGGCGCGCTCTACATTCTCGACGAGCCAACCACCGGACTGCACATGCACGAGGTCGGCAAGCTCATCCGGGTGCTGCATCAGCTCGTGGACAAGAACGCCACCGTCATCGTCATCGAGCACAACACCGACGTCATCATGGCCTCGGACCATGTCATCGACCTCGGCCCCGGCGGCGGCGAGCACGGCGGCCGCATCGTGGCATCCGGCACCCCGGAAGAGATCATCGCCAGCCCGGATTCCGTCACAGGCCAGTTTTTGGTGTAGGGGGGAGCCTCCGGCGGCCCCTCCGGGGAGGCCGGGGCGCTGCCCTGGACCCGCTCAAGGCCGAGGGCCTTGAGAATCCCATTGCCGCCTTCGGCGGGGGATGAAACAGATGCGGCGGCCCATCCTTCATGGATGGGCGGCCGCATCTGTCCGCAAGGCCGACAGTGCCGTCAGCGCCAGTAAATCCGTGCCGTGCGTTCGCCGAATCTGCGGGCGGCTTTTACGTTCATGCCGAAGTAGATGTCTATCCGTTGCGTGAACCGTTGGTTCATCTTGTCCAGGACGATATAGGGGCCGTCGAAGCCGTCGATCCAGACTTTGGTTTGGTTGTCCAGGCCAAGCTCGATAAGGTCGCGGGATACCGCAATGGCCTTCATGCCGGGTTTGAGCCGGTTGTTCCAGGCTGCCCTGTGCGGGTCCCCGTCGGTCTGGGCGGGAGTGGAGTTGTAGGCCGTGACCGAAACCTCCAGGCTGTTCCAGAACAGCCTGTTCGGCTGGCTCATTCCGTAGCCGAGCGCGATGACCAGCACGCCGGCGGACAAGAGGATGAGAGCGCGTTTCATACGCTCCCATACCTCAAATAGGCGATAAGGGGCAAGTCGCCCCGATTCCCGGGCCGCGCGCCATGTTCCCTTTGCCCACGCCGGGCCATCTGTGCTATGCACGGAAGCGATGCAATCCGTCCTGCGACATACCCTGACCTGTCTCCGGACAACAAGCCGCCGCGCAGTCCTTGCGGCCGCGTGCGTCGCGCTGTGCCTGCTTGCGGCCGAGCCCGGCCATGCCCGCGAACCCTATCGGATCGGCTATTCGCCCGACGCCATGGTTCACGTGGAGGCCAAGAAACGGTTGGAAGCGGTCTACAAGCGTGCGGGATTGCCGGTGGAGTTCGTGTCCATGCCCACAAAACGCTCCCTGGTCCTTGCCTGCGACGGCGTTCTGGACGGGGACGCCGGACGTATTCCCAACCTGGAGCAGAACTTCCCCACGCTGATTCGGGTGAATGTCGAGCTCATGGAGCTGATCGGAACGGCCTATGTGCTCAAAAATCGGAAGATCGAGCGGTTCGACAAGAGCCTGCTGGACGAAATGGCGGTGGGAGCGGTCAGGGGAGTCATCTGGGCCGAGCGGGTCATGGCCGGACGCCCGCTTGTTTTGGTCAACAATTATGAGACCCTGTTCAGCATGTTGCAGGAGGGGCGCATCGGCCTGGCTCTGGGGAGCAAGCTCAGCGCCGAAAAGACCTTTCGCGATCACGCGGGACGGTTTGACATGATTGTGGGGCTGGACCCGCCCGCCTGCAGGACTCCTTTCTATCACTACCTGCACGAAAAGAACTCGGGCATCGTGCCCAAGCTGCAAAAGGCCCTGCGGGAACTCCGTTCCGAGGGCTACCGGCTCGGCGGGGCGGCTTCCCCCGCTTCTCCGGAAACGGACGCCGTTCAGCGGGACAGGCAGTAGGCAGCGAACCGTTCGAGAAGGGACGCGGATTCAGGCGTGTCTCGGACCGTGGTCCGGATGCGGGCGGCGTCCAATCCTTGTTCAGCCAATTCCAGCTCACGCCGGGCGATGTATTCGAGGATGGCGGGCGCGTCGAACTCGGGATGGAACTGTACGCCCCAGGCGGCTTCGCTCACCCGAAAGGACTGGTGCGGGTCGTGCGCGCCCGTGGCCAGGAGCGTCGCCCCAGAAGGCAGTTCGAGAGCGGTCTGGGAATGAGTCACATGCCCCGGGAAGGTCCGCGGCAGGTCGCGAAATATGGGATCGTCGCCGGCCGCTTCGGTCAGCGTGACATCCGTCGTGCCGATCTCCAGCCCGTCCGGATGGTAGCCCGCTCTGCCGCCCAGGGCGTCCGCCATGAGCTGGTGGCCGAAGCAGATGCCGAGCAGGGGCAGCCGGGCGTCCACGGCGCGCCGTATCCAGGCTTTGGCGTCATCTATCCATCCGAACCCGTCAGTGACCATGTCGTGGGAGCCGGTGATGACGCCGCCTGCGAATTCTTCCGGGGCGGGCAAGGGTTCTCCGGCCTGAGCGTCGACGCTCACCCACCTGTCGCAGGCGAGCCTCATGCCCTGCGCGGTCCAGTCCACGAAATCGCCTCGCTCCGCAGCGTAGTCGGCATAGGTGCCGCCGGTTTTCACAATCAGGATCTTTTTCATTTTTGTCCTACGAAAATGTAGTTTATTTAAGCTATTAAGAGAATAATGTAGCAAGCGGGGCGGGGTGTCAACTCCGTGCGCGCTGCGGCCTCGGGGTTGAACTGGAGGTAGGATTTACGGTATTGAACAGGCAACAACCGGGAGATGACAATGAAATCCGTACGAATCCGTTCGCGCCTTACGCGGCGGGAGTTTCTCAAGGCCGGGGCCATGACCGCGGTCGCCGCCGGAGTGGGGGGATGCGCCAAGAATCCCGTCACGGGCCAGAGCCAGTTCATGCTGGTCAGCGAGGAGCAGGAAATCCAGATGGATCGCCAGGCCTCGCCACAGCAGTTGTCCAACGATTACGGCTCCACCCAGGACAAGGCCCTGAACGAGTACGTGTCCGGCGTGGGCAAGTCCCTGTCCGATACGTCCCACCGGCCGCAGATGCCCTACAACTACCACGCGGTCAACGCCAACTATGTGAACGCATACGCCTTTCCCGGCGGCACCATCGCCTGTACCCGCGGCATCCTGCTCGAGGTCGACAACGAGGCCGAGATGGCCGCGCTGCTCGGCCACGAGATCGGCCACGTCAACGCCCGGCATACGGCTTCGCGCATGAGTTCGCAGATGGTCGTGGGCGGGCTGGCCACACTGGGCGGCGCGGCCATCGGGGCCAAGTACGGCGGCGCATGGGGTTCCGTTGCGGGCGGCCTGGGCGGTCTCGGGGCGGGATTGCTTCTGGCCTCCTACAGCCGCGACGACGAGCGGCAGGCCGACGCGCTGGGCCTGGAATACATGACTCGCGCGGAATACAACCCCGAAGGCATGGTGGGCCTCATGGAGATGCTCAACGAACAGCACAACCGCGAACCCAGCGCCCTGGAAGTCATGTTCGCCACTCATCCAATGAGCGCGGAGAGACTGGCCACGGCCCGCCAGGAGGCCAGCAAGAAATATTACGGAGCCAGGCAGTACGCCTTCTACCGCGAGCGGTACATGGACCACACCGTGAACCTCCGCAAGATCGGCCCGGCCATCCGGGACATGCAGGATGCGGAAAAGCTCGGAGGAGAGAAAAAGTACAATCGGGCCGAAGAAAAAATGGGCACGGCCCTGCGGCTTGCGCCCGAGGACTACACCGGCCTTCTGCTTATGTCCAAGCTGCTGATCGCGCAGGAAAAGTACAGCGAGGCCCTGCCGTATGCCCGACAGGCCAGGGAAGTGTATCCCGGTGAGGCTCAGGCCAATCAGGTGGCGGGCGTACTCCTGATCCAGGCCAAGGAGTACGAACAGGCCCATGAAGCTTTTGCGGCCTATGAAAAAGCGCTTCCGGGCAACCCCTACGCGACGTTCTTCATGGGGTACGCCCAGGAGGGCATGGGCCGCCGCAAGGAGGCGGCCGAAGACTATTACAAGTTCCTCCAGCAGGTGAACCAGGGCAACCAGGCGCAGCACGCCTACAACCGGCTGGTGGAGTGGGGGTATGTGAAGTAGGGGCCTCGAGGTATGCCGGACGGGAAAAGGAAGGTTCAATTCCTTTCTCAGATCGCCGATTAAACCGCTCAAAAATCAATTTTAAAGAATGGTTTCAAAAATTATAATATTTGTATATACAGATAGTTGTGGGTGTATGAAGATCGCCGATAAAAACGCTCGTTTTTTGTGAGGTTAAGTGCATGATTTTCTGGCCTATGGTGATTCCGGAGCAGGCCGAGTTGGGGCCGTTGAAAGACATGGCCCAGGAAGTGATCTCGTCGTCCGCCTCCCTGGAAGGGCGCGTCGCGCCTGCAACGGCGAAGGCCCTCGGAGGCAACCTCCGGCTTCTCAATAGTTACTACAGCAATCTCATCGAAGGGCATAAGTCTTCCCTTTTGGCCATCGAGCAAGCCCTGGAAAAACGGTACGACCGGAACTCCGAAAAGCGGTACGCCCAGGATTTGTGCGCGGC
It includes:
- a CDS encoding ABC transporter permease; the encoded protein is MSKPERLISLPFSKSVEISFKSLKVRFFRSMITVSSLVLAVSFLSFVLVNLDIATGMLQSGGREAARALSQAGYDVDMAREAVAMSAKERWIVILSLLVCTVGIVNAQLMSVTERFSEIGVMKCLGALDSMILRLFLLEAAMQGLAGAFAGAVLGCVFSMLAGAARFGFSSLAHMPLASALGSVGLATLAGCLLSLLGVLYPALLAARMDPIKAMRAEH
- a CDS encoding PP2C family protein-serine/threonine phosphatase translates to MAQLPVWELGLVIFIPLAAAWAVRPMLEQRMVETARPRRQPLRQFQMDLGLFLAAGFVSALVLLAVFSFPLARSGMKLVLGIFTIGLFAGLDMALARERQVIRNALAGNAAYDPPARLIPMTRKFSLIAVLILILSTAIIILVLIRDIGWLATQDLNLGTLDIIGRVVLVEILFVMGFLTIMVTNLVISYARNMRILFNTQTTVLENVSRGDLSRKVPVTTSDEMGVIAGYTNTMINRLREGVRMREGLLIAQEVQQHFLPKAAPDMPGLDIAGASLFSDETGGDFYDFIGCDLDGCGRLAVAVGDVSGHGIGAALLMTAGRAVIRQNAATPGSAAESIRRANLHLTRDIGETGRFMTLFFMVIDPLEENITWINAGQQPPVLYDPATDAFTDFKGRDIPLGVEPEWEYHEEVMKQPAPGQILLITTDGVWEAHDAKGEMFGRERLQDILRENRDRSAQDILQAVSDRVLEFSGPGKREDDLTVVVVKGVAR
- a CDS encoding ABC transporter ATP-binding protein, with the translated sequence MSDDKRTIVRVIGVRKTFTMGKMELEALKGVDLEIFAGEYISIMGPSGSGKSTLFNMIGGLDKPTEGKVFIDEVDISQLDAFELAWLRNRKIGYIFQTFNLIPVMTALENVTLPMTFAGMNADDAQDKGIELLKLVGLGERFQHKPLELSGGQQQRVAVARSLANDPSIVLADEPTGNLDLTTGEEIIELLRMLSQERGVTVISATHDYKMLNVSDRVVWVRDGQVDRIERREELDISIGSIGEKLTGHREAGA
- a CDS encoding HD-GYP domain-containing protein is translated as MDNIPSADNGAHGGNGRAMVKVSPYMVIPSRVGGFSVYLKQGGKYVLYAEKGELFTDSHKQRLSLLGVDHLYVRASDYDDFTRYVQENILEILDDESIPVGERARVWSDATVALAREAFDSSLPAPIDRRHFQRIRKLIADSLKFLSREDALKELARFIRDGEESFHHGVGVMVLTVTTLCSFMKEDSELLVAVGMGAILHDIGKIELPREVFTKKFDALSREDKDLVKSHPALGVGVCSGLPMPQETLQCILFHHEREDGLGYPSGSTGAMLPSYVKALILCNEYDNLTRGRTGRRLTPFEALTRIKSMRSAFDTEMLRRLIEVLAKADLTS
- a CDS encoding DUF4911 domain-containing protein, with the translated sequence MASSSRRRPRKRVCPPAPQWSDRVYVRVDPSDIGLFRFILEGYDNLGVFTVVNKFKGILVLRYSPHLQREVRTFLKAAGTEMKLEILPAPLRES
- a CDS encoding PqqD family protein — translated: MFRKKRPEPVISRAEALGMIPVRNEAVEETELPGGLVRLAYPLAVKPWFGRLADKVGLWDGRPMTKRVELDEMGTFVWRRIDGRNSVRAIAEMFAEAYEVQLREAELSVTAFIKTIGQRGMIGLK